A stretch of the Fusobacterium varium genome encodes the following:
- a CDS encoding putative fumarate reductase: MYTAEMRELIKKVEATRPSRMGHDFPRLSPEAKLEILRNNHPDYVESGFRPLNLGVNSGDKVPLELADLIEAKSRVELDKVDLNRIDYDVDVLIIGAGGAGAAAALEAHNAGAKVMIATKLRFGDANTMMAEGGIQAADKPDDSPARHYLDVLGGGHFTNIPELAKALVHDAPGAIQWLNELGVMFDKEEDGTMHTQHGGGTSRKRMHAAADYSGAEIMRVLRDEVRNKGVEVIEFSPAVELIKDTDGKVAGAVLYNLETKEYSVAKAKTVILATGGAGRLHYHGFPTSNHYGATADGLVLGYRVGAELAFADTIQYHPTGVAFPSQIFGALVTEKVRGLGATPLNIDGEQFVYHLETRDIEASAIINECNVKGKGIPTPTGEVGVWLDTPLIDMIHGEGTLEKRLPAMFRMFEKFGIDMRKEPILIYPTLHYQNGGLLINDKGETKIENLFVAGECAGGIHGRNRLMGNSLLDIIVFGRRAGKNAGTKSKEVEVKDLTLDHIAEYHEALKANGVETDRVSPMLLPRYRHGADKQN; encoded by the coding sequence ATGTATACGGCAGAAATGAGAGAATTAATAAAAAAAGTTGAGGCAACTCGTCCAAGCAGAATGGGGCATGATTTTCCAAGATTATCTCCAGAAGCTAAATTAGAAATATTAAGAAATAATCACCCAGACTATGTGGAAAGTGGATTTAGACCACTTAATCTTGGAGTAAATTCTGGAGATAAAGTACCTTTGGAACTGGCTGATCTTATAGAAGCAAAAAGCAGAGTAGAATTAGATAAAGTAGACCTTAATAGAATAGACTATGATGTAGATGTTCTTATAATAGGAGCAGGGGGAGCAGGAGCTGCTGCTGCACTGGAAGCACACAATGCTGGAGCAAAAGTAATGATAGCTACTAAACTTCGTTTTGGAGATGCTAACACTATGATGGCTGAGGGAGGAATCCAAGCTGCTGATAAACCAGATGATTCACCTGCTAGACACTACCTAGATGTATTAGGTGGAGGACACTTCACAAACATCCCTGAACTAGCAAAAGCATTAGTACATGATGCACCAGGAGCTATCCAATGGCTTAATGAACTTGGAGTAATGTTCGATAAGGAAGAGGATGGAACTATGCATACACAGCATGGTGGAGGAACTTCAAGAAAAAGAATGCACGCTGCTGCTGACTACAGTGGAGCAGAAATAATGCGTGTACTTAGAGATGAAGTAAGAAATAAAGGTGTAGAAGTAATAGAGTTTTCACCAGCAGTAGAACTTATAAAAGATACAGATGGAAAAGTAGCAGGAGCTGTATTATACAATCTTGAAACTAAAGAATACTCAGTAGCAAAGGCTAAAACTGTAATACTGGCTACAGGAGGAGCAGGAAGACTTCACTATCATGGATTTCCTACTTCTAATCACTATGGGGCAACAGCTGATGGACTAGTATTAGGATACAGAGTAGGAGCAGAACTTGCTTTTGCTGATACTATTCAATATCACCCTACAGGAGTTGCATTCCCATCACAAATATTTGGTGCTCTAGTAACTGAAAAAGTAAGAGGACTTGGAGCAACACCTCTTAACATAGATGGTGAGCAGTTTGTATATCACTTGGAAACAAGAGATATTGAAGCATCTGCTATCATCAATGAATGTAATGTAAAAGGAAAAGGAATTCCTACACCAACTGGAGAAGTTGGAGTATGGCTTGACACTCCATTAATCGACATGATACATGGAGAAGGAACATTGGAAAAAAGACTTCCTGCAATGTTTAGGATGTTTGAAAAATTTGGAATAGATATGAGAAAAGAACCAATTCTTATCTACCCAACACTTCATTATCAAAATGGAGGACTTCTAATCAATGATAAAGGAGAAACTAAAATAGAAAACCTATTTGTAGCTGGGGAATGTGCTGGAGGAATCCACGGAAGAAACAGACTTATGGGAAATTCATTGTTGGATATAATAGTATTTGGGCGTAGAGCTGGTAAAAATGCTGGAACTAAGAGTAAAGAGGTTGAAGTAAAAGACCTTACACTAGATCATATAGCAGAATATCATGAAGCATTAAAAGCAAATGGAGTAGAAACTGACAGAGTATCTCCTATGCTGCTTCCTCGTTACAGACATGGTGCAGACAAACAAAACTAA
- the fhs gene encoding formate--tetrahydrofolate ligase, whose protein sequence is MKTDIQIAQEAKIVNIMEIAKKIGLDEDSIEQYGKYKAKVDLKVLKNLENKKDGKLVLVTAITPTPAGEGKSTVTVGLTQALNKLGKSSIAALREPSLGPVFGMKGGATGGGHSQVIPMEDINLHFTGDLHAIGVAHNLIAACIDNHINSGNVLDIDLTKITWKRVLDMNDRALRNIVIGLGGKANGIPRESSFQITVASEIMAALCLATSLSDLKDKIRSMVFGYARDGKALKVGDLKIEGAIAALLKEAIKPNLVQTLENTPVFIHGGPFANIAHGCNSILATKLALKLSDYAITEAGFAADLGAEKFLDIKCRKGGLTPNCVVVVATVRALKHHGGAKELSEENLEALEKGIANLDKHIENMKKYNLPVVVAINRFVSDTEKELEFVDKHCREFGVPVALCEVWAKGGEGGIALAEEVLAQLEKGTDNYTPLYDLDMSIKEKIEKIAKEIYGADGVEFTGPAKKMLKTIDELGYGKLPVCMSKTQKSLSDNAALLGRPTGFTVSVKELRISAGAGFIVAMAGDIIDMPGLPKKPAAESIDIDENGKIDGLF, encoded by the coding sequence GTGAAAACTGATATTCAAATTGCACAGGAAGCTAAAATAGTCAACATTATGGAAATCGCAAAAAAGATAGGACTTGATGAGGACAGCATCGAACAATATGGTAAATACAAAGCTAAGGTAGATTTGAAAGTACTTAAAAACCTAGAGAACAAGAAAGATGGGAAACTGGTATTAGTTACAGCTATCACACCTACTCCTGCTGGGGAAGGGAAATCAACTGTTACAGTTGGACTTACACAAGCACTTAACAAACTTGGAAAATCTTCTATTGCAGCTCTTAGAGAACCGTCATTGGGGCCGGTATTCGGAATGAAAGGTGGAGCTACTGGTGGAGGACATTCACAGGTTATACCTATGGAGGATATAAATTTACATTTTACAGGAGATCTTCATGCTATTGGAGTTGCTCACAACTTAATAGCAGCTTGTATAGATAATCATATCAATTCTGGAAATGTTCTGGATATAGATCTTACTAAAATAACTTGGAAAAGAGTTCTGGATATGAATGACAGAGCACTTAGAAATATAGTGATAGGACTTGGAGGAAAGGCTAATGGAATTCCTAGAGAAAGTTCATTCCAAATCACTGTTGCATCTGAAATAATGGCGGCATTATGTCTTGCTACATCACTTTCAGATCTTAAAGATAAAATAAGAAGTATGGTATTTGGTTATGCAAGAGATGGAAAAGCTCTTAAAGTAGGAGATCTTAAAATAGAAGGAGCTATTGCAGCACTTCTTAAAGAAGCTATCAAACCAAACCTTGTACAGACATTAGAAAATACACCAGTATTTATTCATGGAGGACCTTTTGCAAATATAGCTCATGGATGCAACTCTATTCTAGCTACTAAACTTGCACTTAAACTTTCTGATTATGCAATAACTGAAGCTGGATTTGCTGCTGATCTTGGAGCAGAAAAATTCCTTGATATAAAATGCAGAAAAGGTGGGCTTACTCCTAACTGTGTAGTTGTAGTAGCAACTGTAAGAGCTTTAAAACACCACGGTGGAGCTAAGGAACTTTCAGAAGAGAATCTTGAAGCATTAGAAAAAGGAATAGCTAACTTAGATAAGCACATAGAAAATATGAAAAAATATAATTTACCAGTAGTAGTTGCTATTAACAGATTTGTAAGCGACACTGAAAAAGAACTTGAATTTGTTGATAAACACTGTAGAGAATTTGGAGTGCCAGTAGCTCTTTGTGAAGTATGGGCTAAAGGTGGAGAGGGAGGAATCGCTCTTGCTGAAGAAGTTCTTGCTCAATTAGAAAAAGGAACTGACAACTATACTCCACTATATGATTTAGATATGAGTATAAAAGAAAAAATAGAGAAAATAGCAAAAGAAATATATGGAGCAGATGGAGTAGAATTTACTGGTCCTGCTAAGAAAATGCTTAAAACTATAGATGAACTTGGATATGGAAAACTTCCAGTGTGTATGTCAAAAACTCAAAAATCATTATCAGATAATGCAGCACTTCTAGGAAGACCTACTGGATTTACAGTATCTGTAAAAGAATTGAGAATATCAGCTGGAGCAGGATTTATAGTAGCTATGGCAGGAGATATAATAGATATGCCAGGACTTCCTAAAAAACCAGCAGCTGAATCTATAGACATTGATGAAAATGGAAAAATTGACGGACTATTCTAA
- a CDS encoding putative tripartite tricarboxylate transporter receptor TctC: MKKFGKIFLMGLCATAILSGCGGKKDGGKDAAVWPNKPVEVVLHASAGGDTDFNARTFGEFFEKETKKPLVVTNMPGASGLAATESIKATPANGYKALFTHSGPMVVNYVSGISDYDFKEFDVACIPAIDGGSVLVASKQSGITSLKDLIEKSQANPESIIYGTEFGGFSHLQVLILQDKTGVKLKLADIGSTSEKVTNLLGGRIDVASIAYGSIKDYVQNGDMVALAQYNGERNPYLGDVPTAKESGVDMEMNNPYIIAFPKGTDPAIVAKMSEIAEKVVGTPEYAEKLKIGFSQQAKVLTTEEAKAYLQKIEDEYMQYKDVLRNTTK, translated from the coding sequence ATGAAAAAATTTGGGAAAATATTTCTAATGGGATTATGTGCTACAGCAATATTATCTGGTTGTGGAGGAAAAAAAGATGGCGGAAAAGATGCAGCAGTATGGCCAAATAAACCAGTAGAAGTAGTTCTTCATGCATCAGCTGGAGGAGATACAGACTTTAATGCCAGAACATTTGGAGAGTTCTTTGAAAAAGAAACTAAAAAACCACTAGTAGTAACTAACATGCCTGGAGCTTCTGGATTGGCAGCTACAGAAAGTATAAAAGCAACACCTGCTAATGGATACAAAGCGTTGTTTACTCACTCAGGTCCAATGGTGGTAAATTATGTATCTGGAATATCAGATTATGATTTTAAAGAATTTGATGTAGCATGTATTCCAGCAATAGATGGAGGATCAGTATTAGTAGCAAGTAAACAGTCAGGAATCACTTCATTAAAAGATCTTATAGAAAAAAGTCAGGCTAACCCTGAAAGTATTATATATGGAACAGAATTTGGAGGATTCTCACATCTACAAGTACTGATTCTTCAAGATAAAACAGGAGTAAAGTTAAAACTTGCTGATATAGGTTCAACATCTGAAAAAGTTACAAATCTCTTAGGTGGAAGAATAGATGTAGCATCCATAGCTTATGGAAGTATAAAAGATTATGTACAAAATGGTGATATGGTAGCTCTGGCTCAATACAATGGAGAGAGAAACCCTTACTTGGGAGATGTACCAACAGCTAAAGAAAGTGGAGTAGATATGGAAATGAATAACCCATATATTATAGCTTTCCCTAAAGGAACCGATCCAGCAATAGTAGCTAAAATGAGTGAAATTGCAGAAAAAGTGGTAGGAACACCTGAATATGCTGAAAAATTGAAAATTGGATTCAGCCAACAGGCAAAAGTATTGACAACTGAAGAAGCAAAAGCTTATCTGCAAAAAATAGAAGATGAGTATATGCAATATAAAGATGTATTAAGAAATACAACAAAATAA
- a CDS encoding putative cryptic C4-dicarboxylate transporter, whose product MNFIVAILVIVAVGYLIVKKYYAQGVLLLGGAILLLAAVVFNGTPILAKGGTGSLYLDVFAQLKANFIKTTGSLGIAIMIVSAFAKYMDHIGASKALVKVAIKPLQKLNSPYIVLALSYVVGQILNVFIPSASGLGVLLMVTVYPIVVSLGVSPLAATAVIGTSACLDLGPASGNAVLASKTAEMDAALYFVDYQIPVAIVTVIVITVIHYFVNKAMDKKMDLAEKAKEEAEFEKEMGTEGKVPGFYAFLPIIPLIIILMFSPLTGSSIKVDVVEAMFMSIGLSMLIEGIRRKAFKSTLAELKIVFTAMGSQFANVITLIVAGEFFALGLTRIGVISALIDSTKSAGLGPQPMILVMTAIIAISSILMGSGNAPFFAFAALAPAVAASVDLNPIVMLMPMQLAAGIARSISPITAVIVAVAGISGVSPFDVVKRTAAPMIGGLLAVLITNMILFG is encoded by the coding sequence ATGAATTTTATCGTTGCAATTTTGGTTATAGTGGCAGTTGGATATCTTATTGTTAAAAAGTATTATGCACAAGGGGTTCTACTGCTTGGGGGAGCTATACTTTTATTAGCTGCTGTGGTTTTTAACGGAACTCCTATTCTTGCAAAAGGTGGAACAGGATCACTTTATCTTGATGTATTTGCTCAACTGAAAGCTAACTTTATCAAGACTACAGGAAGTCTTGGAATAGCTATCATGATAGTATCAGCATTTGCTAAATACATGGACCATATAGGAGCGAGTAAAGCTCTTGTAAAGGTTGCTATTAAACCTCTACAAAAACTTAACTCTCCATATATAGTACTTGCATTATCATATGTAGTAGGTCAAATACTTAATGTATTCATCCCAAGTGCATCTGGACTTGGAGTACTTTTAATGGTAACTGTATATCCTATTGTTGTATCTCTTGGAGTATCGCCTCTAGCAGCAACTGCAGTAATAGGAACATCAGCTTGTCTTGACCTGGGACCTGCTTCTGGAAATGCTGTTCTAGCTTCTAAGACAGCAGAGATGGATGCAGCTCTATACTTTGTTGACTATCAAATTCCAGTGGCAATAGTTACAGTTATTGTTATTACAGTTATTCATTATTTTGTAAATAAAGCTATGGATAAGAAAATGGATTTAGCAGAAAAAGCAAAAGAAGAAGCTGAGTTTGAAAAAGAAATGGGTACTGAAGGAAAAGTTCCTGGGTTCTATGCTTTTTTACCTATTATTCCATTGATTATAATACTTATGTTCAGCCCATTAACTGGAAGCAGTATCAAAGTGGATGTTGTAGAAGCTATGTTTATGAGTATTGGGTTGAGTATGCTTATTGAAGGTATTAGAAGAAAAGCATTTAAAAGTACTCTTGCTGAATTGAAAATAGTATTTACAGCAATGGGAAGTCAATTTGCTAATGTTATTACTCTGATTGTAGCTGGAGAATTCTTTGCTCTTGGACTTACAAGAATAGGAGTTATATCAGCTCTTATTGATTCTACTAAATCAGCAGGACTTGGACCTCAGCCAATGATCTTGGTTATGACTGCTATAATAGCAATTTCTTCTATCCTTATGGGATCAGGGAATGCTCCATTCTTCGCTTTTGCTGCATTAGCACCAGCAGTGGCAGCTTCAGTTGATCTTAATCCAATTGTTATGTTAATGCCAATGCAATTAGCAGCAGGAATAGCAAGAAGCATTTCTCCTATTACTGCAGTTATAGTTGCAGTTGCAGGAATTTCAGGAGTATCTCCATTTGATGTTGTAAAAAGAACAGCAGCTCCAATGATCGGAGGACTATTAGCAGTTCTTATCACTAATATGATTTTATTTGGATAA
- a CDS encoding putative tripartite tricarboxylate transporter TctB → MSNKSLNWESKDTVLGIIMLLCGAAYGILVLQIPGTRSQLFDSRFVPSLISILIIVIGVLQTGRGLKTPKEEVEKKGFDMKTVVCTFVLIALYILLYSSIGFIITTFVFLFLEMNILTPSYVKKNQIVYLIISLLFSVGIYYLFYFGFSIFLPGGLLDVFL, encoded by the coding sequence ATGAGTAACAAAAGTTTAAATTGGGAAAGTAAAGATACTGTATTAGGAATTATTATGCTCTTATGTGGAGCAGCATATGGAATATTAGTACTTCAAATACCTGGAACAAGATCTCAGTTATTTGATTCAAGATTTGTACCCTCTCTTATCAGTATTTTGATTATAGTGATTGGAGTACTGCAAACAGGAAGAGGACTTAAAACTCCAAAGGAAGAAGTGGAAAAGAAAGGCTTTGATATGAAAACAGTAGTGTGTACGTTTGTTTTGATAGCTCTATACATTTTACTTTATTCTAGTATAGGATTCATTATAACAACATTTGTATTTCTGTTTCTAGAGATGAATATATTGACGCCAAGTTATGTTAAGAAAAATCAGATTGTTTATCTGATAATTTCCCTGCTCTTTTCAGTAGGAATATATTATCTATTTTATTTTGGGTTTAGTATCTTCCTCCCTGGTGGATTACTAGATGTATTTTTATAG
- a CDS encoding putative tripartite tricarboxylate transporter TctA: MFELFGEGLLTALQPYTLILMLIGTAVGIVFGAVPGLSTVMGLVLGLPFTYAMSPAVGICFLISLYIGGTSGGLISAILIGIPGTPSSIATCFDGLPMKNNGRVMEALGMGVVFSFIGTVVSTLALVFISPLLAKVALQFGPHEYFAIAMFAIVLITSLAGSSLPKAFFAAFMGIGFATVGLSPTDAVKRFTFGSPQLVGGFNTLTVLIGLFAITEILLTSETIKFSTKQEKIEVNMKDVKGFGFSVKDFLAQKWNALVASVIGIVIGIIPGIGGSTSNLIAYNVIKSRSKYPEKFGTGIPDGVVASETSNNASVGGAMIPLLTLGIPGDGATAVLLGAFMVHGIVPGPLLFKNNASLVFAIFAAMFIGAFLMLIVEFFGLRIFAQVLRVPKYMLLPIVIVFTTVGAFALASRTFDVIAILVFGILGYIFVKFKVPQSPFIIGFILGRMAEENLRRGLILSDNNILDFFSKPIASVFLVATILYLGYMLFGYCKKCKVMKIA, encoded by the coding sequence ATGTTTGAATTATTTGGAGAAGGTCTGTTGACAGCGTTACAACCATATACACTTATACTTATGTTGATAGGAACTGCTGTAGGAATAGTATTTGGAGCGGTTCCAGGATTATCTACAGTAATGGGACTGGTTTTAGGGCTGCCCTTTACATATGCAATGTCACCAGCAGTTGGAATTTGTTTTTTAATATCACTATATATTGGTGGAACTTCAGGAGGACTTATTTCAGCAATATTGATAGGGATCCCAGGAACACCATCATCAATAGCTACCTGTTTTGATGGACTTCCAATGAAAAATAATGGACGAGTCATGGAAGCACTTGGAATGGGAGTAGTATTTAGTTTTATAGGTACAGTAGTGAGTACTTTAGCACTTGTATTTATTTCACCACTTCTTGCAAAAGTGGCATTACAGTTTGGACCGCATGAATACTTTGCAATAGCTATGTTTGCAATTGTATTGATAACTTCGTTGGCAGGAAGTTCATTACCAAAAGCATTCTTTGCAGCATTTATGGGAATAGGATTTGCAACAGTGGGGTTGTCACCAACAGATGCCGTAAAAAGATTTACATTTGGAAGTCCTCAGTTAGTGGGAGGATTTAATACTTTAACAGTATTGATAGGGCTTTTTGCTATAACAGAAATACTTCTTACATCTGAAACTATTAAATTTTCTACTAAACAGGAAAAAATAGAAGTGAATATGAAAGATGTAAAAGGATTTGGATTTTCTGTAAAAGATTTTTTAGCACAAAAATGGAATGCTTTGGTAGCTTCTGTTATTGGAATAGTTATAGGAATAATACCAGGTATTGGAGGGTCTACTTCTAATTTGATTGCGTATAATGTTATAAAAAGCAGATCTAAATATCCTGAAAAATTTGGAACTGGAATACCTGATGGTGTTGTTGCTTCTGAAACTTCAAATAATGCCTCTGTAGGAGGAGCAATGATACCTCTTCTTACTTTGGGAATACCAGGAGATGGAGCTACTGCAGTTCTTCTTGGAGCTTTCATGGTACATGGTATTGTTCCAGGACCATTACTGTTTAAAAATAATGCTTCATTGGTATTTGCAATATTTGCAGCCATGTTTATAGGAGCTTTTCTTATGTTGATAGTAGAGTTCTTTGGATTGAGAATATTTGCTCAGGTGCTGAGAGTACCCAAATATATGCTGCTTCCTATTGTTATAGTATTTACAACAGTTGGAGCTTTTGCTCTTGCTAGCAGGACATTTGATGTTATAGCTATTCTGGTATTTGGTATATTAGGATATATATTTGTTAAATTCAAAGTACCACAATCACCATTTATAATAGGATTTATTTTAGGAAGAATGGCAGAGGAAAACCTTAGAAGAGGACTTATACTTTCTGATAATAATATATTAGATTTTTTCTCAAAGCCAATAGCTAGTGTATTTTTAGTAGCAACTATTTTGTATTTAGGATATATGTTATTTGGATACTGTAAAAAATGCAAAGTAATGAAAATAGCATAA
- the aroQ gene encoding 3-dehydroquinate dehydratase yields MKIMILNGPNLNFLGIREKNIYGQDNYQDVCRHIMDRLDNRDIEINIFQSNIEGEMINILQMAYMEKYDGIVINPGAYTHTSIALYDAIKSINIPTVEVHLSNIHQREEFRHKSYTAPACIGQICGFGKEGYILAVEGLIVRLSEQNFGK; encoded by the coding sequence ATGAAAATAATGATATTAAATGGACCTAACTTAAATTTTCTAGGTATAAGGGAGAAAAATATATATGGACAGGATAATTATCAAGATGTATGCAGACATATTATGGATAGACTTGATAATCGTGACATTGAAATAAATATATTTCAAAGCAATATAGAAGGAGAAATGATAAATATACTTCAAATGGCATATATGGAAAAGTATGATGGAATAGTTATAAATCCAGGAGCTTATACTCATACTTCAATAGCTCTTTATGATGCAATAAAAAGTATAAATATACCAACTGTTGAAGTTCATCTTTCAAATATACATCAGAGAGAAGAATTTAGACATAAATCATACACAGCTCCTGCATGTATAGGCCAGATATGTGGTTTTGGAAAAGAAGGATATATACTTGCTGTTGAAGGTTTAATCGTACGTTTATCTGAGCAAAATTTCGGCAAATAA
- the aroE gene encoding shikimate dehydrogenase, whose translation MKTYGLIGEKLGHSLSPVIHQYIFERYEIKGYYSLYEVEKSNAENIIEGMKIMGIEGVNITIPYKETLLSKIDFLSEEAEKIGAVNVLKVKDGKSYGYNSDYYGFIRLLERGDIVIKNRECVVLGTGGAAKSVITALHALGAKSIKVVSRTLSNKLTDLLEKFPYISIAIYENFLEGDIVINTTPVGMHPNIGVSPVDEKVIKRFKAAVDIVYNPLKTEFLKLAEKNGLQCADGLYMLIEQAVKAQEIWQETKFDDSLGEELYSYLADNFIG comes from the coding sequence ATGAAAACTTATGGACTTATAGGAGAGAAGCTTGGACATTCCCTTTCTCCTGTCATTCATCAATATATATTTGAAAGATATGAAATAAAAGGATATTATTCTCTCTATGAGGTAGAGAAAAGCAATGCTGAAAATATAATAGAAGGGATGAAGATAATGGGAATAGAAGGAGTTAATATAACTATCCCATATAAAGAAACACTTCTTTCAAAAATAGATTTTTTATCTGAAGAGGCAGAAAAAATAGGAGCTGTAAATGTTCTTAAAGTAAAAGATGGAAAAAGCTATGGATATAACAGTGACTATTATGGATTTATAAGGTTGTTGGAAAGAGGAGATATAGTGATAAAAAATAGGGAATGTGTAGTATTGGGAACTGGAGGAGCAGCCAAGTCTGTAATAACAGCTCTTCATGCTCTGGGAGCAAAAAGTATAAAAGTAGTATCAAGAACTCTTTCAAATAAACTTACTGATCTTTTGGAAAAATTTCCATATATTAGTATAGCTATCTATGAAAACTTTTTGGAAGGAGATATTGTAATAAATACAACACCTGTGGGAATGCATCCAAATATTGGAGTTTCTCCAGTAGATGAAAAGGTTATAAAAAGATTTAAAGCAGCAGTAGATATAGTTTATAATCCATTGAAAACAGAATTTCTAAAATTGGCTGAAAAAAATGGGCTGCAGTGTGCTGATGGACTTTATATGCTTATTGAGCAGGCAGTAAAAGCACAGGAAATATGGCAGGAAACAAAATTTGATGATTCATTGGGAGAGGAACTTTATAGTTATTTAGCAGATAATTTTATAGGATAA
- the gudD gene encoding glucarate dehydratase: MEKKGSPKVVKMDVYPVAGYDSMLLTLSGCHAPYFTRNIVILEDETGNKGIGEIHGGEAITEMLESYKPIVIGAEIADYRQVITNIRKNGQKVKGDSGEGLQELNISNLKFVVQAEAAVECAMLDLLGKYVNKPMASLLGDGGIQREEVPFLGYLFYIADTKKTDLPYLIESDCKDKWEEVRRKETLTPEAVVEQAKALYERYGFKDFKLKGGVLKGEEEMKAIEALHRAFPKARVNLDPNGAWTLEEAIRLCKDKNNVVAYMEDPCGPEAGFSSREIMAEFKNATGLKVATNMIATNWRQFYHAAALKSVDIILADPHFWTLNGSIRMAYILKDWGLTWGSHSNNHFDITLATFAQVAAAAPGKITPVDTHYIWQDGQGLTKESPVIKDGVIKITDKPGLGVEIDMEKLLKAHELYKTMPAKFRDRDDALVMQYLIKDWKYDSKKPCMIR, encoded by the coding sequence ATGGAAAAGAAGGGTTCGCCAAAGGTAGTAAAAATGGACGTATATCCAGTAGCAGGATATGACAGCATGCTTTTGACACTTAGTGGATGTCACGCACCATATTTTACTAGAAATATAGTAATATTAGAAGATGAAACTGGAAACAAAGGAATAGGAGAAATACATGGAGGAGAAGCTATCACTGAGATGCTTGAAAGTTATAAACCAATAGTAATAGGAGCAGAAATAGCAGATTATAGACAGGTAATAACAAATATAAGAAAAAATGGACAAAAAGTAAAAGGAGACAGTGGAGAAGGACTTCAAGAACTGAATATAAGCAATTTGAAATTTGTAGTTCAGGCTGAAGCTGCTGTAGAATGTGCAATGCTTGACTTATTAGGAAAATATGTAAACAAACCTATGGCATCTTTATTAGGGGATGGAGGAATTCAAAGAGAAGAGGTTCCTTTTCTAGGGTATTTATTTTATATAGCTGATACAAAGAAAACTGATCTTCCTTATTTAATAGAGAGTGACTGTAAAGATAAATGGGAGGAAGTGAGAAGAAAAGAAACTCTTACTCCTGAAGCAGTAGTAGAACAGGCAAAAGCTCTTTATGAAAGATACGGATTTAAAGATTTTAAATTAAAAGGGGGAGTATTAAAAGGAGAAGAGGAAATGAAAGCTATTGAAGCACTTCACAGAGCTTTTCCAAAAGCAAGAGTAAATCTTGATCCCAATGGAGCATGGACTTTAGAAGAAGCAATAAGATTATGTAAGGATAAAAATAATGTAGTGGCATATATGGAAGATCCATGTGGACCAGAAGCTGGATTTTCAAGCAGAGAGATAATGGCAGAATTTAAAAATGCTACTGGATTAAAAGTTGCAACAAATATGATAGCTACTAACTGGAGACAATTCTATCATGCAGCTGCTTTAAAATCAGTAGATATAATACTTGCTGACCCTCACTTTTGGACATTAAACGGAAGTATAAGAATGGCATATATACTAAAAGATTGGGGATTGACTTGGGGATCACACTCAAACAATCACTTTGACATAACTCTTGCAACATTTGCTCAAGTAGCAGCAGCTGCACCAGGAAAGATTACACCTGTAGATACTCATTATATATGGCAGGACGGGCAAGGGCTTACTAAAGAATCTCCTGTGATAAAGGATGGAGTTATAAAAATAACTGATAAGCCAGGACTTGGAGTAGAAATTGATATGGAAAAATTATTGAAAGCTCATGAGTTATATAAAACAATGCCAGCTAAGTTCAGAGATCGTGATGATGCACTGGTAATGCAGTATTTAATAAAAGACTGGAAATATGATTCTAAAAAACCTTGTATGATTAGATAA